In Longimicrobium sp., one DNA window encodes the following:
- a CDS encoding HK97 gp10 family phage protein, translated as MATIIDPIRVQGLAEFRRNLRAMEQGLPRALRLAGNEAANIVVDSARPTVPRRTGKAAQSIKARSSQLATRVSGGGSRAPWFPWLDYGGKVGRDNTASRPWEPDGRYIYPAYRREKTRVEETLNAALRRIADDAGVELG; from the coding sequence GTGGCAACCATAATCGACCCCATCAGGGTCCAGGGGTTGGCGGAGTTCCGCCGCAACCTCCGCGCCATGGAGCAAGGGTTGCCGCGCGCGCTCCGGCTGGCCGGCAACGAAGCGGCGAACATCGTGGTGGACTCCGCCCGGCCGACCGTCCCCCGCCGCACCGGGAAGGCCGCACAGTCCATCAAGGCGCGCTCGTCGCAGTTGGCCACTCGGGTGTCCGGCGGTGGCTCCCGGGCGCCGTGGTTCCCGTGGCTGGACTACGGCGGGAAGGTCGGGCGAGACAACACGGCCAGCCGGCCGTGGGAGCCGGACGGCCGCTACATCTATCCCGCCTACCGGCGGGAAAAGACGCGGGTGGAGGAGACGCTGAACGCCGCGCTCCGCCGTATCGCGGATGACGCCGGGGTGGAGCTGGGATAG